In the Salarias fasciatus chromosome 13, fSalaFa1.1, whole genome shotgun sequence genome, one interval contains:
- the vsir gene encoding V-type immunoglobulin domain-containing suppressor of T-cell activation, giving the protein MEWKLTRRILGRTRVFCFFYLLFSTAGGETSTLTVSSPHQLYSCPEGATAKLVCNQRGAAKHPTDVLRPIWLFTPHSEKHCSGSTGPRNIHHRSNHTLPPGLHFGHGDHNLWIVLQNVTRADQGRYCCMLLDTVGGHQHVEILQKPHSHIILHVTARRNGTQNCTVLDPTPTDDSVPVVLAIAACLLAVVSLPLILVLVYKQRQTAQSSRRAQELVRMDSEAIGHENPVFLGGSPHTKTRTVSQIMTRQSSETGRHLLSEPGTPLSPPAHGDVFFPSEDTIPESPDFLQI; this is encoded by the exons GGGAGACATCCACGCTGACCGTTTCTTCACCCCACCAGCTCTACTCTTGCCCGGAGGGAGCCACTGCCAAACTGGTGTGTAACCAGAGGGGTGCAGCTAAGCACCCTACCGATGTTCTGAGACCCATCTGGCTTTTCACACCTCACTCTGAAAAGCACTGCTCGGGATCCACTGGCCCACGCAACATCCATCACCGCAGCAACCACACCTTGCCGCCGGGATTGCACTTTGGTCATGGAGACCACAATTTATGGATAGTCCTGCAGAATGTGACCCGCGCTGACCAGGGGCGTTACTGCTGTATGCTCCTCGACACTGTTGGGGGACATCAACATGTTGAGATTCTGCAGAAGCCCCACAGCCATATTATTCTTCATGTTACAGCAC GGAGAAATGGAACTCAGAACTGCACTGTGCTGGATCCCACACCCACTGATG ACTCCGTGCCAGTGGTCTTGGCCATAGCTGCCTGCCTCTTGGCTGTGGTCTCCCTGCCTCTTATTCTGGTGCTTGTGTACAAACAGAGGCAGACTGCCCAGTCGAGCAGAC GTGCACAAGAGCTGGTGAGGATGGACAG TGAGGCTATCGGCCATGAGAACCCCGTGTTTCTGGGAGGATCGCCACATACAAAGACCCGCACTGTTTCTCAGATCATGACGAGACAGTCATCTGAGACAGGCCGCCACCTGTTGTCCGAGCCTGGAACTCCGCTTTCCCCTCCTGCACACGGTGACGTGTTCTTCCCGTCAGAAG acACCATCCCCGAGTCTCCAGACTTTCTGCAGATTTAA